Proteins encoded within one genomic window of Mesobacillus subterraneus:
- a CDS encoding flagellar hook-basal body protein, translating to MNRTMITATNTLSQLQKQMDMISHNLANIDTAGYKRREASFTDLLVQEYRNQPNNALEPQNRMTPFNIRQGNGARLGQIQLTLSQGSLKTTDRQLDTAFTAEGQFYRVMVQNEDGSSAMRLTRNGALYLSPLSDNETMLVNSDGHAILDENNQPITIAGNVKNFRITEFGGFSAEMYDGTSQEYNLGVVLVEKPQFLEQKGGNLLGLPDNLAELGVEEAEILTELNGELRNRVSIQQRVLEQSNVDMSKEMTDLINVQRSYQFHSKSITLADQMLGLVNGIR from the coding sequence ATGAACAGAACAATGATTACCGCAACCAATACATTATCACAGCTGCAAAAACAGATGGACATGATCAGCCACAATCTTGCCAACATCGATACAGCTGGATATAAGCGCCGTGAAGCGTCTTTTACCGACCTTCTTGTTCAGGAATACCGCAACCAGCCGAACAATGCCCTGGAGCCGCAGAACCGGATGACTCCGTTTAACATTCGTCAGGGCAATGGTGCTAGGCTTGGCCAAATTCAGCTGACTCTGTCACAGGGAAGTCTGAAAACGACGGACAGGCAATTAGACACAGCGTTCACCGCTGAAGGCCAATTTTACCGTGTGATGGTCCAGAATGAAGATGGCAGCTCAGCGATGCGTCTGACACGCAATGGTGCGCTTTATCTGTCGCCGCTTTCTGATAATGAAACAATGCTTGTCAATAGCGATGGACATGCTATCCTTGATGAGAATAACCAGCCAATCACGATTGCCGGCAATGTGAAAAATTTCAGGATTACAGAATTTGGTGGATTTTCGGCAGAAATGTATGATGGCACAAGCCAAGAATATAATCTTGGTGTAGTATTGGTAGAGAAGCCGCAATTTCTGGAGCAAAAAGGCGGCAACCTGCTTGGATTGCCAGATAACCTGGCCGAACTTGGCGTTGAAGAAGCAGAGATCCTGACAGAACTTAATGGCGAGCTGCGAAATAGGGTATCAATCCAGCAACGTGTTCTTGAACAATCAAACGTGGATATGAGCAAAGAAATGACGGATTTAATCAATGTACAGCGGAGCTATCAGTTCCACTCGAAATCGATTACACTGGCTGACCAAATGCTCGGACTGGTGAACGGAATCCGTTAA
- a CDS encoding DNA-directed RNA polymerase subunit beta → MALNKNNQEATTREEVKKVKKTREKKKRIRIRLIPIWLRIIIVLVLLAASILLGAMFGYAVMGSGKAKDVFEKSTWTHIIDLVKGE, encoded by the coding sequence ATGGCTTTGAACAAGAATAATCAAGAAGCAACAACGCGTGAAGAAGTAAAAAAGGTAAAGAAAACACGCGAAAAAAAGAAAAGAATCCGGATTCGCCTTATTCCGATCTGGCTTCGGATTATTATTGTGCTCGTTCTTTTAGCAGCGAGCATATTGCTTGGCGCAATGTTCGGTTACGCTGTTATGGGCAGTGGCAAAGCGAAGGATGTTTTTGAGAAGTCAACTTGGACTCATATTATAGATTTGGTTAAAGGTGAATAA
- a CDS encoding flagellar hook-basal body protein, which yields MFKGFYTVASGMLAQQRRTEMLTNNMSNANTPGYKADQAGMRAFPEMLLQRFDKQQIPSENGLNLPFNKEIGTINTGVYMQEAIPKFIQGDLRETGRKTDLALLDINMPENGSVFFTVRNTDGTVRYTRNGNFTVDAQGRLTTGSGHYVLDSAGQQIQLSSDRFTVNEGGVLIGENGEEATLGVAYADNPLRMIKEGDGLFRTEDGGELPTAFGTAGVQFRTQQGFLEQSNVDISRTMTDMMTAYRAFEANQKILQAYDKSMEKAANEIGRL from the coding sequence AGGCTTTTACACAGTAGCTTCTGGTATGCTTGCACAGCAGCGCAGGACAGAAATGCTGACGAATAATATGTCTAATGCCAATACGCCGGGATATAAGGCAGACCAAGCGGGAATGAGGGCGTTCCCGGAAATGCTGCTGCAGCGCTTTGACAAGCAGCAAATCCCGTCGGAGAACGGTCTGAATTTGCCGTTCAACAAGGAGATTGGCACAATCAATACAGGTGTGTACATGCAGGAAGCAATCCCGAAGTTCATCCAGGGCGATTTGCGCGAAACTGGAAGGAAGACGGATTTGGCATTGCTCGATATAAATATGCCCGAAAATGGCTCAGTATTTTTTACAGTGCGCAATACAGATGGCACAGTCCGTTATACAAGGAATGGGAATTTCACAGTTGATGCACAAGGACGTTTGACGACTGGCAGCGGCCATTATGTCCTGGATTCAGCGGGTCAGCAGATCCAGCTTTCAAGTGACCGTTTTACAGTCAATGAGGGCGGTGTCCTGATCGGTGAAAATGGCGAAGAGGCAACTCTTGGCGTTGCCTATGCGGACAATCCGCTGCGGATGATCAAAGAAGGCGACGGACTGTTCCGTACCGAAGATGGCGGAGAATTGCCGACTGCTTTTGGCACAGCAGGTGTTCAGTTCAGGACACAGCAAGGTTTCCTGGAGCAATCCAACGTCGATATCAGCAGGACGATGACCGACATGATGACTGCTTATCGGGCGTTTGAAGCGAATCAAAAAATTCTTCAGGCTTATGATAAAAGCATGGAGAAGGCTGCGAACGAAATTGGACGACTATAA